Part of the Sulfurimonas denitrificans DSM 1251 genome is shown below.
AACGATAGCACATTTGCTTCCACCAATAGCCTCATAGTACCATTTCCATGCTGGTGGATCGATTGGCTCTCCAACAGTTCCTAGTACTTTTAAGCTTGATAAATCATATTTTGCTGGTTCATTCTCACCTGTTTTATGCAGTACACGGATAGCAGTTGGAGCGGTATAGAACTGATTTACTTTATACTCTTCAACCATTTTCCATGGACGACCAGCGTCTGGATAAGTTGGAACACCCTCAAACATAATTGTTGTAGCACCCATCGCAAGTGGTCCATAAACTATGTAAGTATGCCCTGTAATCCAACCAACATCGGCTGTACACCAGTAAGTATCGTTCTCTTTTACATCAAATACCCACTCCATAGTCATCTGCGCCCAGAGGATGTATCCTGCTGAGTTGTGTTGAACACCTTTTGGCTTTCCAGTACTTCCTGACGTATAAAGAAGGAAAAGCGGGTCTTCAGAGTCCATAACTTCTGGTTCGCACTTTCCACTTTGATGCTTTATTAGCTCATTGTAAGAGTAATCACGACCTGCAACCCAAGTAACATCTTCTCCATTTCTCTCAACAACTAAAACTTTTTTCACTGGAGTCTCGCCGCGAAGCGCCTCATCTACAACTGGCTTTAACATGTAAGGCTTATCTTTTCTATATGCACCATCAGCAGTGATGACAACTTTTGCCCCTGCATCTATAACTCTATCTTTTAGAGCTTCAGCAGAGAAACCACCAAATACGATAGAGTGAATAGCCCCTATTCTAGCACAAGCAAGCATTGCATAAGCAGCTTCAGGAATCATTGGCATATAGATGATAACTCTATCGCCTTTTTTTACGTCAAACTCATTTTTAAGTAGATTTGCAAACTTGTTTACGTTGTAGTAAAGTTCTAAGTATGTGATAATTTGCTTATCGCCTCTATCTCCTTCAAAAATAATCGCAGCTTTGTTTTTACGGCTTTTTAAGTGACGATCTATACATTGAACTGAAACATTTAGTTTTCCACCCTCAAACCACTTTACAAATGGAAAATTACTCTCATTCATAACATTTGTAAAAGGCTGCATCCACTCTAGTTTCTCTTTTGCGTAACTCCCCCAAAATCCCTCATAATCCTCAAGTGCATACTCTTGCAAATCTTGATATTCACACATATTTTTAATTCTAGCACTCTTGCTAAACTCTTTATTTGGTTTAAAAACTTCTCTATTCATTCTTTTTCCTTTGTTAATTTTAAATATATCATCGCTGTCATGATTGCATCATTTACAGCATTGTGCGCTCCCATATTAGGTATGGAACAGTTTTTTAGGATTGTATCAAATCGTAAATCAATATTTCCTTGCGGAATTAATGAAATTGTTTTATCGAAATATATTTCAGATACTTCAATCATTTTATTTGGTAAATTTATACCAAGAAGAGGCTTTGTGTATCTGTTTATCATAGCTACATCAAACTCTAAATAATACCCAATAAGTGGTCTTGAACCAATAAAATTTAAAAATTCTACAATACCCTCCTTTGTTGTTTTTGCATCTTTTAAGTCAAATGGTCTAATACCATGAATTTTGATGCTATTTGAACTTATCTCTTTAGAATTTTGCAAAAAAACTTCAAATGTTTGAGATGTTAAAACTCTATTATCTTTTATTTTAACAGCTCCTATTGAAAGTATTTCATCAACTTTGGGATTTAATCCTGTTGTCTCTGTATCAAAAACAACATATTCCCCACTCTTATCATCATCAAACAAAAATTCAAATGCACTATCTTTTAGCTTTTTACGATTTGCATTTTTTTTAAAATTTGTTATAAAAGAGAACATTCTTAAACAACCATATTTAAGTGAAAATGGAAGCTCATAAATTTTTTAAACTTATTTATGACTTTAAAACTATCTTTTAATAAATCTCTCTGGTTTTTCTCTAAATTCAGAGGATTTATATAGTTTGCTTCATCTATGTTTTTAGCCTCTAACATCGCTTTTAATCTTATTGAGCTTAGTGTGTCAAAACTCTCTATAAGTTCAGTTGCAAATGTTTTATCTACTACTCCAATGTTATTTAACTCTTTGATTCTCTCTACCGTATTTGTCTCTTTTATCTCATATTGAAGACAAAGTGTTCTTATGCCATGAACTAGGGCAAAAATACCACCTTTTTTAAGATCTAACTTGTCTTTACGCTCTTTTTGAAGCACAAATCCAGAGAAGAGAGATAGCGGTGTCTCAAAACTCAAAACTGCTTTTGCAATATGCGCTAAAACATCATCTCTTGAGTGAAAACTACTATGGAGATACTCTTTTAATTCATCAAGCAGCGAGCAATCTCCCGCAATACATTTTGCATCTAAAAAAATACTCATATTTTTAACGCTCTCATCACTCATATCATAAGTCCATTTTGTGATTAAATCTTTATATGCGCTTGAGTTTTTACGCCAAAACTCATTACTTACCATGACATCACCGCTGCATTTAGGAAATCCAAGCTCAAGAAGATATCCATTTAACCGCATCATCGGTTCATGAAAAAGTTCTACATCTACACTATTTTGAATGATAAGTGCATTATCTTGGTCACTCTTTAGAGTCTGCTCTTCTCGCCCTTCACTTCCCATAACTATAAGCGCACATTTCTCTCTAAGAGAAGGTTCTACACACATCTCAAAGAGTTTATTGTAGATTTTGTCATTTAGAGTTGCTATGAGTTTTGTGATGTATCTTACCTTTACACCCTTTGCTCTTAGGGTAATGATTAGACTTTTAAAATCATGCCCAAGTGCTTTTAAATCATCAATATTTTGTGCCTTGTCAATTTGAACAGCTACCAGATGGGAGTGACTTGCAAAATAGCTAAGCAGGTCTAACTGCTCCAAAATACCAACTATTTTTTCACCATCAACAACTACCACTCTTTTTATTGCATTGTGCGTCATCATCAGAAGTGCATTAAATAAAAAATCATTTATATCTATGCTAATAATCTTTTTTGAAGATATTGAAGAGATTTTTTTACTCAAATCGTTGTCGCCTAAAAGCAGTTTTTTTCTCAAATCTGTATCTGTGACTATTGAGTAACTTTTCTGCTCTTTTACAAGTATTACTTTTGATTGAAGTTTTTCCTGTTTTATAAGAGCATTGTATATAGTCTCATCTTCTTCAACTATACATGCAGTATGAAGAAAAATATCTGAAACTCTAGAGATAAGAAAAGGTGAGAGTTCACTTTGGGTATCGTAATCTTTTAACTGTTTATGACGAGTTATAAAGTCTTGCAAAAAATAGCCTTGAATCTCCTTATCCTGCATCAAATCAAGGAAATCTTCTTTCTTGATCTCATAACAGATAAGATCTTCATCAACAACAAACTTTGCTTTTGTCTTTCCATATATAAGCGCATCTGCATCAAAACTATCTCCTGCTCCATAAACATTATGAATCTCCTCATCAATATACTCTGTAACAGAGCCTTTGATGATAATGTAAAAAGCTATAGAAGATATTGTAGGAGATACAAGAAGAGTTTGGTTTGGGTAGTAAGCTATGTCGATTTTTTTCATCAGTCCATCCATGGCATTAGAGCTTAGTAGCTCAAATGGATGGATTGACTCGATAAGTTTTCTTTGATCTAAAATACTCATTTTATTTTCCAAATACTTAAAAATACTCTCTCACAAGAGAGAGATTAATGACTACTTGCACCCTCCGCACCGATACCAGTTTGCGCTCTGATAAACTGAGCATCAAATCTCTCTTGCTCATCTTTAGCATCTTGAGATTTATCTGTAACTGAGAAGAACCACGTAGCGATAAATGCAACAGATACAGAGAACAGAGCTGGATACTTATAAGGGAAAATTGCTTGTGCATTATGCATAATATCAACCCAAACAACTGGACTAAGTATCACAAGTATAACCGCACTAGCAAGACCTAATGTTCCACCAATTACAGCACCGCGAGTTGTAAGTTTTCTCCAGTACATTGAGAGTACAAGAATTGGAAAGTTTGCAGATGCAGCGATTGCAAACGCAAGACCAACAACAAACGCAATATTTTGATTCTCAAACGCAATTCCCATAAAAATAGCAACTACACCAAGAGCAACTGTCGCTATTTTAGAAACTCTCATCTCTGTCATAGAGTCAACTCTGCCTTTTCTAAATACAGAAGCGTAAAGGTCATGGCTGATTGCAGATGCACCAGCTAGTGTAAGACCAGAAACAACCGCTAAGATAGTAGCAAACGCAACTGCTGAAATAAATCCTAAGAAGAAGTCTCCGCCCACTGCATGACTTAAGTGAATTGCCGCCATGTTGCTACCACCTAAAATTGGTGAGCCGCCACTTGCTGCATCTTTAACAACATCAAGGTATTGAGGATTTTTAAATACCATAACGATAGCACCAAAACCGATGATAAAAGTTAAAATATAGAAATACCCGATAAATCCAGTCGCATAAAATACTGATTTTCTTGCCTCTTTTGCATCACTTACAGTAAAAAATCTCATAAGGATATGTGGAAGACCAGCTGTTCCAAACATTAAAGCAACTGCTAGAGAGATAGCAGAAATAGGGTCACTCACAAGTCCACCTGGGCTCATGATTTCAATACCTTTGAGCTCTGTTGCATGTGAAAACAGTGCGCCAAAACTAAAGTCATAGTGTGCCATAACAGCTATTGCCATAAATGAAGCACCTGAGAGAAGTAAAAATGCTTTAATAATTTGTACCCAAGTAGTTGCAAGCATACCGCCAAATACAACGTAAAGAATCATCAAAATACCAACTAAAATAACTGCCATCTCATAAGAGAGTCCAAAAAGAAGTTGGATTAATTTTCCAGAACCTACCATTTGAGCGATAAGATAGAGAACAACTGTTGCAATTGAGCCTGAAGCTGCAAGTGTACGAATTGGTGTCTGCTTTAATCTATATGAAGCAACGTCAGCAAATGTATATTTTCCTAAGTTACGAAGTGGCTCTGCAATCATAAATAAAATTATTGGCCAACCAACTAAAAACCCAATAGAGTAGATAAGACCATCGTACCCTTTCATATATACAAGACCAGAAATTCCCAAGAATGACGCAGCTGACATGTAATCACCTGCGATTGCCATACCATTTTGAAAACCTGTAATTCCACCACCTGCTGTATAGAAATCTTTAGCACTCTTAGTACGCTTTGCGGCCCAATAAGTGATACCTAAAGTTCCCGCAACAAATATAAGAAACATAACTATTGCAGAGACATTAAGATCTTGTTTTTGTACCTGACCAGTAATTGCGTCTGAAGCAAAAACAGCAATAAAACCAAGAATTAAGAAAGTAAGTATTCTATTCATTAGTTCTCCTTTATTGAATTTTTAATTTTATTGTTTAAATCATCAAATTCGCCATTTGCTCGCTTAGTATAAATACCAGTCAAAACAAACGCAAAAATAATAACCGCCATCCCAATAGGAATACCAATAGTTGTTACCGAATCCGAAGAGATTGGCGTACCTAAAAATGATGGGTCAAATGCTATTGTTAATATAAAAGCAAAATAGACAGCCAACATCCAGATAGATAGCTTTACAGCAAAGCCATTTCTCTTAGAAATCAGCTCTTTATAGTTAGGATCGTTTTTTATTTTTTCAATCGTTTCTTTGTTCATCTATTTCTCCTTAGAAATTATAATTTGCGATAAATCTGTACTCGTTCCAGCCAGTTTTACCAGCGTTACTCTCTGCAAATCCTCTTGGAAAATTTCCACGAAGACGAAGTTGTAAGTTTTTTATAGCTTGTGGATTGTAGATAGCATCAAATCCTGCTTCATTTGCAGTTCTCTCTATGCCATATCCACTATTTTTATCCATATCAAACTCTGTGTAGTAAGCGGCTGTTGTTAAGTTTGCACCCATATCTTTAAAGTTATAAGCAGCTGCAACCTTACTTGCTGCTGTTCCAGCCATAAACATATGACGAGTTACCATACCTTGAGTATATGCGCTCATTCCACCCCATGGAGAAACAGTAGCATTTGCAAGACCACCAGCAGCTGCTTCAGCAGCGCTATTATCGCCTGTTTTAGAATAAGCAAAAGATAAATCAAGGTTTTCTATTTTAAAGCCAAGCTTTGCTGCTATATATGTACTATCTATCTCACCGCCAAACTCATCACCTACTGAATCCTCTTTTATAACTTGAACTCCAGCGTAAGGCTTAATCATATCTGTTATCAGACATTTCCATGAGAAATTTGCCTCACCATAAACCATATTCATAATATCATGCGCATAATAATCCCAAAGGCTTAACTTTAGGTTCTCTACCCCTGTATATGTTATAGATGCCATTGTAATACCATCTGTTGAGTTGCCAAATGCGTAACTCCCTACATTTCTAAAATCTCCAGTTTGATTTAAACTATCAACATAAGAGTATCCAGATGTAGCAGAAAGTAACTTATTTGCATTTGAGGCAGTTGGTGTTGCACTATATGCTCTACCAAATGTTCCTTGAGCAAATTTTGTTACATGTCCTAGTGTTAATGTAGTGTTTGAAATATCTTTGTTTGTTAAAACATACGCCTCAAAAAGATTTGGTATCATTCTAGCATCATCGTCACCTAGCATTGGTGTTGATAACTTTTGACGTCCGCCTTTAAATGTAGTGTTTTGATATTTATACCCAAGGTATGCTTCTCCAAGCATTGTATAGTTATCATTATCTTGCCCAAGAAGTGTTTGATCTTCAATCTTTCTTGAGTCAATCTTATTTGTTGTATAAAATGCAGTACCCAAGCTAAAACCACTTAATGAAGCTGTTTCATACTTTAAATATCCACCAATAGCCGTTGAACCTCGGTGAGTTGTAGTTCCTGCACTCCCTTGATACTCTCTATCTATGTAAAACATGCGAGCTTGTCCACTTACCTTACCTTCACTAAACATAGTGTTAATATCTTCTGCTGCATTAAGTGAAGCTGCCGATACAAAGCTAATAGCCACAATACTAAGTATTACCTGTTTTTTCATACTTTTTCCTTTTTATAAATTAAACTCTCTAATCCTAAAATAAAAAAATAGCATGAACATAGCATTGATAAAAAAAATTATTTTGAGATAAACTTATAAAAAAATATGTGTAAAAAAGTAACTTTTTTTAATATTTAATTTACCTTAAACAAATAAGCATTCTATTTCTTTATCTTATAATCTAAATAAACTACATTATAATCTTCACTAATATAGAAAATTTATGTAATGGATAAAGTTATGAAAGAAGTTATAAATGCGTATAGAGCGCAAAAAATAAATGTTGACTCTTTTTTAAAAACATTTATAAAGAGTCTTCCTAAAAATTATATTGATCAATCTTTGAGTATTTTAAAACAGTATAGGTTTATACAGTTGATGTATGGTGTTGATTCAGAGTTCAAACAATCAACACCTGTTATCTCGAAAAAAGAGTCCGACTTATCTCAAATCGGAGGTAACAAGAGCCACTACTTCCTTAAACTTCAACTTGATGAAGATGATGTATATATCTCAAACCCATACATTCATCATAAAACAGGAAGAGCAAGTCTTAGTGTTGTTCACTTTATAGACTCAACCTACTATGTATTTGACGTTAATCTTATACATCTGTTGGAAGATTTAAAACTCATTGAGTACAACAGTTTTCACGATAAAATAAAACGCACTATATATTTCTTTGGCTCTACCATGTTGGCAATTGTTGCTATTGCACTAATTGTATATGGCGGTTATGTATTTTTTGCTCTAATATTCTCTTTGTCTAGTTCTGATTTTTTACATGATATATTCAAATCAATTATATCAATGACTTTAGGATTAGCCATTTATGACCTTGCAAAGCAGATTTTTGAGCATGAAGTTATATATCAGTCATTTCATCAAACCGAGGATAAACAGTATAAAGTTTTAGGGAAGTTTTTAATCTCGATAATTATTGCACTATCTATTGAAACGCTCATGGTGGTATTTAAAATTGCTCTTGATGATGCATCCAAAATGTTATCTGCATTTTATCTTTTAATAGGAACAACTATTATGTTAATAGGGCTTGGTTACTTTTATAGAACTATTCAAGAGTCAACGCCCAAGGATGATTGCTAAGGCTTGTCTATCATATAGCCCATGCCTCTGACATTGATTACAAAATCCTCTTTTAAATTTTTTTTGAGTCGATTAATTTCGGCTCTAATAGTTGCATTATCAACTATCTGCTCACTCCAAACATAGGTTTGAAACTGTTCAAAGTCAACTATTCTACCTCTGTTTCTTGAGAGTAAATCTATTATCTGAGCTTGGCGTTTGGTTAGTATCTGAACCTCTTGATTAAAAAGAAGTGTGCTATTTTCTTGATCATAACTATAGTTTTTACAAAGCCTTAAATGAACTCGTGGAACAACGCTTGAGAGCTTTATTCTATCAACTCGCAAAGATAGCTCTTTTAGATGAAAGGGCTTCTTTAAATAGTCATGACATCCAAGAGTATATGCACGTGAAATATCTTCAATATCAACCAATGCACTTATATAGATAACACTTACATGTATTTTAAGCTCATGGATTTTCTCTAAAAAAGAGAGTCCATCAATCCCAGGAACGTTGATATCTAAAACAAGAAGATCATAAGAGTTCTCTTTTATTGCTTCGAGTGCCGCCAGTCCATTAAAAAAACTCTCTACATGATGACCCTCTGAGTCAAGGTATTCGCAGATTGATTCATTTAACATAACTTCATCTTCTAAAAGGAGTATCTTCATCAATCTCCCATCGCTTTGAACTTATATCTAAATGTTGTTGAAGCCTCATCAGATGAGACGTTAATATTGACTCCCTCTGCATCGCATATACTCTTTACAAGTCTAAGTCCAAGTCCAAAACCATCTCTGCCCTTCTCTTCTCTATAATAAGCTTCAAAAACTTTATCTGTATCTTGAATCGTTTTTGATTTACTGCTCACTATAAACTCTATATATGAGCCAATTTTTTTTAGTGACACCTCTACGCTCTCATTTGGTAGTGTATATTTTATTGCATTTGTAAGAGTATTATCTATGATTCTTTGGAGTTTTGTCTCATTAAAATGGACATGTTTTTCATATTTTGGCGAATTGTAATTAAAAGTTATAAGAGAAAATTCTGCAACTTCTCTAAAAAAATCTATCCTGCTGCTTAAAAAATTATTCAAATTTATTACACTCTTTGTGTACTCTACATGATCTTTTTTTACAAGATAACTCAAATCATCATAGATACTAAATATATTTTTTGTAGCAGCCTCAATTTTTGAGAGTTGTCTATCTTTTGGGTTTTTCATAAGATATAGCTCAATACTTGTCAAAATAACGCTAAGAGGCGTGTTTGTTTCATGAACTGTATAACGCAGAAACTCTTTTTGTGACTTTAATAAATCTTGTGAAAATGTCTTCTCTTCTTCTAAGTTTTTATTTATCTCCAAAAGAGCTGCCGTTTTTTTCTTTACTCTCTCTTCAAGCCCAAGATTAAGCTCTTTTAAGTTCTTCTTTTGCTCATTGATTTTACTAACCATCTCATTTGCATAACCAACCATCATCTTGAAATCTTGAAAAAATATACTCTTTGAATCTATGGTTTTTTCTTTATCAATAGCAGTTTTAAAAGCATCTAAAAATGTCTGTGTATCTCTTTGAAGTAGTTTGTTAAAGAGTGTATTTAGACCTAAAAATATTGCAAATATTATAAAAGAGAGAGTCACTATTGCTAAGACTGTTTTTATTAGAAGTGCTTTTAACTTTTTTTGATTTTGCTTTAAAATAGTACTATCGGAAATAAGCGGGTTTTTTACTACATGGCTCTGTTCTAGCGCTATTTCATACTCTTTATAAAGCTCTTCAACAAGCAGTCCAACAAATACAAGAGTAAAGAAAAATACAACCAAAATAGTAAAGACATCTGCTTGCTTTATGCTGATATTTTGAAATCGTGATTTTATTCTCATGAGTAGAATTATACACTTACTTATCTGATGTAATCCCACTAAAACTTTAAACAAAAATATCTGTTTAAAATACTTAGACTATAATTTCAAAAAAATATTTACATAAAGGTTATACATGTTTGGAAGAACTCTAAAAAAATACGACTTAAGCGCTGATGAATTAGCTAAACTCCAATGGGCAAAAATCACAACAAGTAAAGGAGATATCTGGATAAAACTTCTACCAGAAGAGGCTCCAAATACTGTTGCAAATTTTGCACACTTAGCGGAGTCAGGTTTTTATAACAATCTCAATTTTCATCGTGTAATTCCAGGCTTTATGGCTCAAGGCGGTTGCCCAAGTGGAACAGGAACAGGCGGACCTGATTGGGCAATTCCTTGTGAAACAAAAACAAATGTTACAAAACACAAAAGAGGCGCACTATCTATGGCTCACGCTGGACCAAATACGGGTGGAAGTCAGTTTTTCATCACTTTTGTTGCTACTCCACATTTAGATGGTGTACACACTGTTTTTGGAGCAATCGAGAAAGATGACAATGAGAGTTTCTCTACGCTAGACAGCATAAAAGGTCAAGATACGATTAGCTCAATTGAGATTTTTGAAACTCGTTAATGAAAATATACTCCAAAGGGGCGATATTTTCGCCTCTTAAAAAAACTGCATGTTAGTACATATCTGTTGTAGTGTAGATTCACACTTTTTCTTAGAAAAACTCCAACATGACTATCCAAATGAAAAACTTATAGGTTTTTTTTATGACCCAAATATTCATCCATACTCAGAATATCAACTCCGTCTTCTTGATGTAAAACGCTCATGCAAAAAACTAGGCATTGAACTCCTTGAGGGAGAGTATGATTTTGAAGCGTGGATGCAAGCTGTACGAGGTTTAGAAAATGAGCCTGAAAAAGGCAAAAGATGTGAAGTATGCTTTGATAAACGCTTTGATGTAAGTGCAAAAAAAGCTCTCCTGCTTGGAGAAAAAAGCATTACAACCACTCTGCTGGTTAGTCCACTAAAATCTCAAGAACAGCTTAAATTAAGCGGTGATAAATTTTTCAAAGAGCATGGTGTTGAGTTTATATTTTATGATTATAGAAAAGATGGCGGTACTGCACAGCAGAGCCGTGTTACAAAAGATGAGCAACTCTACCGCCAAGACTACTGCGGATGTATATATGGACTAACTATGCAGCGAGAGCAACAAGACCGCCTCATGGATGAGATGTTCTCTCACGTATCAAACCAAACTCAGCCCTCCAGCATTGAAGAGAGACTTGAGATGTATCATCAAAGAGATGAACTTGAAGATAAAGGTATAGCTTACAAAATTATAAGAGAGAAGTTTTTAAACTATCGCCAATTTAGTTTTAAACTATATGAAAGCGGAGATAAAATCATCAACGCTTATGCTCTTTTTTACTCAACACTTCAACGAAAAAAAGCACAGGGAAATATAGAATTTAGCTCTAAAAATATTCACTATTTTAATCGTGAAGAGATAAAATTTGTAACATTAGAGTTTTTCAACTCTACATGTAATTTTATGTACAAAAACACAAAAGAGCTTATATTTAACCCTCCAAGCGTTAAAGAAGAGATGGCTTTTAGGGATACTTTACTCACTTCAAGTTACGATTTAAGCCCTATAATTATCGTTGATGAAATTCCAAAAACAAAGCTCTTTATAGAGCTTGATGCAAAAATTTATGAAGATGTCAGAGAAAAACTAATCATTATATAATGTTTCTTTAGCTAAAATAGCCAAAATTATTATAAAGGCTGTTTGTATATGATTATGGACGTTATTGAAATTCAAAAAATTATTCCTCATCGCTACCCATTTTTACTTTTAGACAGAGTTACGCAAATTAAAGAGAATGAATCACTTATCGGTTATAAAAACATAACAATCGGAGACAACGTATTTCAAGGTCACTTTCCAGGTCATCCAATCTATCCAGGCGTTATGATTTTAGAAGGGATGGCGCAAGCTGGCGGCATACTTGCATTTAAAAGCATGGGCAACATGACTGAAGAAGAGGCCGCTTCCAAAGTTGTATATTTTATGAGTATTGACAGAGCAAAATTTCGCGCTCCTGTAAAACCAGGAGACAGACTTGAGTACCGAATAAGTGTTATAAAAAATAAAGGTCAAATCTGGGTACTTGATGGCAAAGCTTATGTTGATGATGTTTTAGTTTCAGAAGCAGAACTAAAAGCTATGATTGTAGATAAATAATGAGTAAAATTTCTCCACTAGCAATCATAGAAGATGGTGCAGTTATTGGGAAAGATGTTGAGATAGGAGCTTATTGTATTATCTCTTCTGACTCAACTATCGGCGATGGAACAAAGATAGAACAAAACAGCTGTATTTACGGCAAAACAACTATAGGCAAAAATAATCATATTTTTTCACATGCAGTTATTGGCTCAGCTCCACAAGATCTTAAATTTGCTGGTGAAGATGTTGAACTAATCATCGGCGATAACAATAAAATCAGAGAGTTTACACTCTTTAATCCTGGGACAAAAGGCGGTGGAGGAAAGACTATCATCGGCTCACACAATCTTTTTATGGGTTATGTTCACATAGGACACGATGTTATCATTGGAAACCACTGCATCTTGGCAAATGCTGCAACTCTTGCAGGGCACGTTGAGATGGGTGATTATGCAGTAATTGGCGGAATGACTCCTATTCATCAGTTTGTTCATATCGGTGAATATGCTATGGTAGCTGGTGCATCAGCACTTGCTC
Proteins encoded:
- a CDS encoding DUF485 domain-containing protein; the protein is MNKETIEKIKNDPNYKELISKRNGFAVKLSIWMLAVYFAFILTIAFDPSFLGTPISSDSVTTIGIPIGMAVIIFAFVLTGIYTKRANGEFDDLNNKIKNSIKEN
- a CDS encoding 3'-5' exonuclease, with the translated sequence MFSFITNFKKNANRKKLKDSAFEFLFDDDKSGEYVVFDTETTGLNPKVDEILSIGAVKIKDNRVLTSQTFEVFLQNSKEISSNSIKIHGIRPFDLKDAKTTKEGIVEFLNFIGSRPLIGYYLEFDVAMINRYTKPLLGINLPNKMIEVSEIYFDKTISLIPQGNIDLRFDTILKNCSIPNMGAHNAVNDAIMTAMIYLKLTKEKE
- a CDS encoding putative nucleotidyltransferase substrate binding domain-containing protein is translated as MSILDQRKLIESIHPFELLSSNAMDGLMKKIDIAYYPNQTLLVSPTISSIAFYIIIKGSVTEYIDEEIHNVYGAGDSFDADALIYGKTKAKFVVDEDLICYEIKKEDFLDLMQDKEIQGYFLQDFITRHKQLKDYDTQSELSPFLISRVSDIFLHTACIVEEDETIYNALIKQEKLQSKVILVKEQKSYSIVTDTDLRKKLLLGDNDLSKKISSISSKKIISIDINDFLFNALLMMTHNAIKRVVVVDGEKIVGILEQLDLLSYFASHSHLVAVQIDKAQNIDDLKALGHDFKSLIITLRAKGVKVRYITKLIATLNDKIYNKLFEMCVEPSLREKCALIVMGSEGREEQTLKSDQDNALIIQNSVDVELFHEPMMRLNGYLLELGFPKCSGDVMVSNEFWRKNSSAYKDLITKWTYDMSDESVKNMSIFLDAKCIAGDCSLLDELKEYLHSSFHSRDDVLAHIAKAVLSFETPLSLFSGFVLQKERKDKLDLKKGGIFALVHGIRTLCLQYEIKETNTVERIKELNNIGVVDKTFATELIESFDTLSSIRLKAMLEAKNIDEANYINPLNLEKNQRDLLKDSFKVINKFKKFMSFHFHLNMVV
- a CDS encoding cation acetate symporter is translated as MNRILTFLILGFIAVFASDAITGQVQKQDLNVSAIVMFLIFVAGTLGITYWAAKRTKSAKDFYTAGGGITGFQNGMAIAGDYMSAASFLGISGLVYMKGYDGLIYSIGFLVGWPIILFMIAEPLRNLGKYTFADVASYRLKQTPIRTLAASGSIATVVLYLIAQMVGSGKLIQLLFGLSYEMAVILVGILMILYVVFGGMLATTWVQIIKAFLLLSGASFMAIAVMAHYDFSFGALFSHATELKGIEIMSPGGLVSDPISAISLAVALMFGTAGLPHILMRFFTVSDAKEARKSVFYATGFIGYFYILTFIIGFGAIVMVFKNPQYLDVVKDAASGGSPILGGSNMAAIHLSHAVGGDFFLGFISAVAFATILAVVSGLTLAGASAISHDLYASVFRKGRVDSMTEMRVSKIATVALGVVAIFMGIAFENQNIAFVVGLAFAIAASANFPILVLSMYWRKLTTRGAVIGGTLGLASAVILVILSPVVWVDIMHNAQAIFPYKYPALFSVSVAFIATWFFSVTDKSQDAKDEQERFDAQFIRAQTGIGAEGASSH
- the acs gene encoding acetate--CoA ligase; amino-acid sequence: MNREVFKPNKEFSKSARIKNMCEYQDLQEYALEDYEGFWGSYAKEKLEWMQPFTNVMNESNFPFVKWFEGGKLNVSVQCIDRHLKSRKNKAAIIFEGDRGDKQIITYLELYYNVNKFANLLKNEFDVKKGDRVIIYMPMIPEAAYAMLACARIGAIHSIVFGGFSAEALKDRVIDAGAKVVITADGAYRKDKPYMLKPVVDEALRGETPVKKVLVVERNGEDVTWVAGRDYSYNELIKHQSGKCEPEVMDSEDPLFLLYTSGSTGKPKGVQHNSAGYILWAQMTMEWVFDVKENDTYWCTADVGWITGHTYIVYGPLAMGATTIMFEGVPTYPDAGRPWKMVEEYKVNQFYTAPTAIRVLHKTGENEPAKYDLSSLKVLGTVGEPIDPPAWKWYYEAIGGSKCAIVDTYWQTETGGHIVSPLPGATPIKPACATFPLPGIMAEILDENGNRAEVGEKGLMCVTRPWPAMIRGVWGDEERFVKSYFGDVKKDGKPVYFTGDGAIYDEDGYITITGRTDDVINVSGHRMGTAEVEAAIKKHPNVAEVAVVGKPHEIKGEGIFAYIVLKSDSGIADEVEEVKAINKVIQKEIGNIALCDDVVFVVGLPKTRSGKIMRRILRSIAKGEEITQDISTLEDPSIVATIASAVQSCRL
- a CDS encoding response regulator transcription factor; this translates as MKILLLEDEVMLNESICEYLDSEGHHVESFFNGLAALEAIKENSYDLLVLDINVPGIDGLSFLEKIHELKIHVSVIYISALVDIEDISRAYTLGCHDYLKKPFHLKELSLRVDRIKLSSVVPRVHLRLCKNYSYDQENSTLLFNQEVQILTKRQAQIIDLLSRNRGRIVDFEQFQTYVWSEQIVDNATIRAEINRLKKNLKEDFVINVRGMGYMIDKP
- a CDS encoding OprD family outer membrane porin, which gives rise to MKKQVILSIVAISFVSAASLNAAEDINTMFSEGKVSGQARMFYIDREYQGSAGTTTHRGSTAIGGYLKYETASLSGFSLGTAFYTTNKIDSRKIEDQTLLGQDNDNYTMLGEAYLGYKYQNTTFKGGRQKLSTPMLGDDDARMIPNLFEAYVLTNKDISNTTLTLGHVTKFAQGTFGRAYSATPTASNANKLLSATSGYSYVDSLNQTGDFRNVGSYAFGNSTDGITMASITYTGVENLKLSLWDYYAHDIMNMVYGEANFSWKCLITDMIKPYAGVQVIKEDSVGDEFGGEIDSTYIAAKLGFKIENLDLSFAYSKTGDNSAAEAAAGGLANATVSPWGGMSAYTQGMVTRHMFMAGTAASKVAAAYNFKDMGANLTTAAYYTEFDMDKNSGYGIERTANEAGFDAIYNPQAIKNLQLRLRGNFPRGFAESNAGKTGWNEYRFIANYNF